The genome window ACCCCCAACAAGACCCACTGGTGTGTAGACTCATCTCTACTCTCTCCAGACGACCAACCTAACTTCTCCTGTACATACTGGAAAGGAACAGCAACCCCTTCCTGGAGGCTCACCTACCAGACCCCATCTGCTTTTGATAGCCAGGAGGGAATAGAAGAGGACTCAGAACTAGGTGGGGGGCCACTGGATGGAGGGCCCCTGTCGCCCAGATGTAAAACTGCACCTAATTGGGGTCCCCATTTACGAAGCTGGTTTAATTCCTCTTCACCCCACCAAGCATGTGCTCCCCCTGGGTATCTGTTTCTCTGCGGTCCACCACAAAATAAACTACCCTATGAAGGGAGCCCCAATTCCTCTTTCTCTTGGCCTCCTCAGGCAGTGGCCTATTCGTGTTTAGATAATGTTCACTTCCGGGGAGAATGCACTTTGGGACGATTGGGCCCTAAAGGATTAGGTGCCACTATATATAATGTCACTTCTCAAACCAGACAGACGAGAGCACTCAGATTAATCTTGGGAGCAACTGAAGAAGCCATGGGACTGGCTGCCCCTTGGGGAGAGTTTGCCTATCATGAAACAACCTTAAAAAACCTTACCCAGGTCATTGAAAACCTGGCCTCAAACGCTGGTGATGCCTTAGAGGGCCTCCAGGAGTCCCTGGATTCCTTGGCTAATGACATACTTGACAATCGGTTAGCTCTAGATTATCTTCGGGCTGAACAAGGGGGTGTCTGTGCAGTGGTCAACAACACCTGCTGTACATACATCAGCATCTCTGGAGAAGTTGAACTAAACATTCAGGAGATTTACAGACAAACCAGATGGTTGCATGGGTTCTATAATCACAATCCCCAAACTCTTCAGGACTCCTAACATCACATGATACCTTCCTTTCCTAGGTTGGCTTGTGCCAATAATTCTTTTGTTAATATTCAGACCTTGCCTCTTTAATCTTCTGGTTAAGTTTGTGTCTTCTAGACAGCAGTTTCCTGTCAGACTGATGATGGTGGCACAAGGGACCCACCTATCCAGTCCCAAGAAGAACAAGGACCCTATAGATCAGTAGAGCAGTCAGAGAGATTTTTACTCCTCCAGGCAGGACAGGGACAACGCCCCGGCTCCGCAAGAAGCAGTTTCAGAAGAGGAGACCTTCAGCCCCTCCTCCTCAGAAATAAGGAGAGTAAAACCTCTCAGGGGAATGAGCTAGCAAGCACAGGGGCTGTGTCTGgtaccccacccctgccctcaccAGCGGCTCACCCAGAAGACAAGGCGGAGCTACCCGTTTGTGAGCACGTCTCCAGGGATGCTGAAGCTGGATGTCTGCCAGAAGAAACCGGGCGAAACCAGATTGTGACCTGGTGGACCGTGGCGCCGACCCTTCAcctacttttttcctctttggagtGCTCACGGTCAGGGCCCGGGGTGGAGGCTGAAGATGCTAAGGAGGCGTGGGAGGCTGGTGCCGCCTCCGCGCCTGCGCACAGCTTCCCGAATCTCCACCCCTCGGTTCCAGGACGTCTATCCTGCCCTCCTCAGCCTCTTTACAGGCTTTCTGGGGTTTTGTCAGCGAGCGGGCCGAGACCTTAGCTCCCTGGGCCGCCTCCCTGGTCTTGGAGCATAAACCCCCAATAAACACGGCCTGATCTTTCCTTGGCTTCGCGTCAATTACTGCTTTTGCTGAGAGAGCCAAAGAGCCCTGGGGTTGGGAGCAGTCCCCCCTCCGGTATCTCCTTGGCTTTCTCCAGCCTCTGTCCTCTGGAGATGCGGATgctttttttacttaataaagGGAGGGTATGTTTCGTATGGGAGATGTGCTTCCTGCTTTCAGTGGGACGGGGGAGGACGTGAGCGTCCTTGAACCCACTGTTTCTGGAGTAACTTCATTGGGATAATCCGTATGCCAGAGGCTCACCTAGTGGGACACCTGCCCTTTCTCCCTGTAGCCTTGTAGCGGAGGCAAAACTCCACCCCTCCCCATTTTAGGATGCAGCCAGGACTCTAACAAgatcaaaaggagaaaaacagttAATGCCTGCGGTGTACATCACAAGAGGGAAACGTCAATGAGCAGGAACTCAGAATAGCAGTTTAGAATTCCAATTTATCTACTATCTTCAATAAAGAACAGACCAAGGAAAACAATTTTAGGCCCCAAGGGAaggtaaaaagaagagagggaagtaaTGGAGAAAGGTTTCTTTGCAGATTCTTCTGGTTCCTCTCTGGGCTAGTAAATCAGTCTCCAGTAAAAGGAGAATTTATATCCAGCCTTTGGACAGAAAAGGGGGGTgaaggtaaagagcttttcctgtgtgggttgcttcctttttttctaacttGAAAACCTTTAATTTATACAAATAACTACTAACTacaaaaagtagattaaaaaatatttttttcctggcagAGTTTAAATGCACATAATGGATAATTCCAAATGCATTTTCCCTGCAGCATCCAGAACAAAATTCTGATATCTTTGCTTCTGCGTCGGCTGCTTCTAAATtacctttagctcaaaataatgtCTATGAcaaagtggcatatttggggTGGCCTATTCTGCTGTCTTTCATCATCAAAATTTCAagggcttttctttcttcctgtacCTCTAAGGCTAATTCTCTGCTAATGGTCATCACATGCCTGAGGTGTCTCATTTGgacaggatttttattttggaagtgaATTGGGGTGGGGAGCACATGGGAAGGATGAGTTTGATTCTTGTTATACCATATCAGGATGCTTGTCAGGGGTGTTTGTGCCTTGTAAACATTTGCACTGTAGATGTGCCTGGATTCCATATCCTTTAAGATGACTTTCAGTCAAAAGTTATACCAATCTAGGATCTAGATATAGGATTCTAGGACTTTTCAAAATTTGAAGGGGAAAATTcagggtgcccagctggctcaatCAGAGGAACGTATGACTCTTGAACTTAGGGTTGAGTTCTAGCCCCAagttgggtgaagagattacataaataaataaccttttttaaaaaatagaagggatgggacacctgggtggctcaatggttgagtgtctgctttcggctcagggcaaaGGGTCAaaaggtcctgggatgagtcccccatcagggtccccacagagagcctgcttctccctctgcctgtatctctgcctctctctctgtgtctcatggataaataaataaaatctttagaaatatatataaagattttatttattcatgagagaggcagagggagaagcagggagcccgacgtgggactcaatcgtgacttcaggatcacgccctgggccgaaggcaggtgccaaaccgccaagccacccagggatccctatagaagggatttttttttttttttggatttttttttttttaagattttattttatttactcatgagacaccaagagaggcagagacagagacacaggcatagggagaagcaggctccatgcagggagcctgatgtgagactccaccccaggtctccaggatcacgccctgggctgaaggtggcgctaaactgcaggCTGCCCTGGAAGGGATTTTAAAGGTTATAAAACCCCAAATACTTTTAGATCTGAGAAAGAATATGGCCTGTAATTGAGAAAGCAAAAAGCAGGTATGACAGTTGTGGTCAGCATC of Canis lupus familiaris isolate Mischka breed German Shepherd chromosome 35, alternate assembly UU_Cfam_GSD_1.0, whole genome shotgun sequence contains these proteins:
- the LOC111094052 gene encoding endogenous retrovirus group V member 2 Env polyprotein-like isoform X3; its protein translation is MMGWMKWTLLLALLLGMSWEENSKVGATWRENSIVNFSSIVASGNNLSNCWICHPQPQVGVPKLQFVPINEDITLTLTSGSVRSIPLLVVELDDRDAMQCVRLTDSWNQTGLQVKRPLLCKKQGQPCCPCRTNACLTNVGSLPSIYPMSFSSASSTCTPNKTHWCVDSSLLSPDDQPNFSCTYWKGTATPSWRLTYQTPSAFDSQEGIEEDSELGGGPLDGGPLSPRCKTAPNWGPHLRSWFNSSSPHQACAPPGYLFLCGPPQNKLPYEGSPNSSFSWPPQAVAYSCLDNVHFRGECTLGRLGPKGLGATIYNVTSQTRQTRALRLILGATEEAMGLAAPWGEFAYHETTLKNLTQVIENLASNAGDALEGLQESLDSLANDILDNRLALDYLRAEQGGVCAVVNNTCCTYISISGEVELNIQEIYRQTRWLHGFYNHNPQTLQDS